The Macadamia integrifolia cultivar HAES 741 chromosome 4, SCU_Mint_v3, whole genome shotgun sequence genome contains the following window.
CTTAATGCAGTTTTAGTTATACCTTTGAGAACTAAAACGTTTTAATTTGACGTCCATATATTTGATAATTGAACAGGCAGTCGCACAAAAAGAGAGTATGAGAAGCCAGTGAGTATTTCTGAATCACTGTTAATATTTTTCTGGTTGTAATATTTGACTGTTGTCAGTTGCAGTTTCATTTTCTTATGTTGAACTATTACACATGAATGTAATAATCCTGCTTCCTGTAATTAGAAGCTGTAAGCGAAAGAGGGCTACAATCAATCAGTTATATGCATCTGACAAAGCTTACTTACGGGTTATGGAGCGAGTTAAGGAGGTTCAATCGAACCTAGAAACCGGAATGCCTAATTTTGCCAAACTTATGCTTCGGTCTCATGTTACTCTAGGTTTTTGGCTGGTGAGCTCAAACTCCTACTGTAATACAAAAATTTAATGAATAAGGAAGGATTTGTTTCCCCTTGCTGGTATAATTTGGAAGCATTTGTTTTTGTTATATAGGGACTTCCTGTTAGATTCTGCAAGTTGAACTTACCCAAAGAAGATTGCATCCTTACCTTAGTAGATGATGGTGGGAAAGAGTACGACACAAGGTACCTTGCTGACAAGACAGGGCTCAGTGGTGGATGGAAGGGGTTCTCTATTGCACACAATTTGGCTGAGGGAGATGCAGTTGTCTTCCAATTAATTAAGGCTACCAAATTCAAGGTGATGGATTGGGCTCAAATAGTTACATCTCTGTAGACTTGTCATGCACCTGTGAAAATTGGAATTGGTTCTAAAGCTTGAGTTTTTCTTATGGTTGTGCTGAGTCATGGCTATATTAGATTCCTAATTTGACTGACCTAAAGCTTATAGGGTTCATTGGCACAGCCAGTCTTCTATAGATTTTAGAAGATTGTTTTCTCAATATATTTTCTTGAAAGGCTAAAATATGTCCTTTTCCACCAGTGGCATGTCTGTTAACCTGGTTGACTTATGTGGGTTAAATCTTCTTTCACCTTTCTTTACATTACATATAGGCTTCATTGGCACAGCCAGTCTTGTACAGATTTTAGAAGATTGTTTTCTCAATATATTTTCTTGAAAGGCTGAAATATGTCCTTTTCCACCAGTGGCATGTCTGTTAACCTGGTTGGCTTATGTGGGTTTATGAATCTCCTTTCACCTTTCTTTACATCACATATCAATTATCATGTTGAATTTCTAATGTTGTGTTGAATATTCCactggggggaggggagaacacttccttttcttctcttgcattTGTAATGGGATGCTGCTAATTCTGTGGTTTTCAAACTTAATTACATTTTGTACTTATTTCTCCAATCCAACCTGCCTAAGAATTCTAATGATATACATTGTGTACTTAATTCtgtggttttcttcttcttttctttctttatttattttttacatagGTATACATTATAAGGGCAAAGAATTTAGAAGTTGATGAGGGAGATGGAAAGCATTCAAGATCTTACCCTGTATCTCTTCTTCAAGAGAATAATCAAAATGCTTCCCCTCCAGAATCTGTTTCTAACAACGGCTCACCAGTAGGAGAACAGTTTGAAAACGACAGCAAAGAAGTTGGCTCAGACGTTTTGGCTGGTATCAGAATGTCAGCAGCACCTGTGGAATTTAAAGATGTGAAAATCTTTGATAATTTTTCCATTATAGtgaatgatttgattttagaCTCTCAGTTTCCTGAACATGTTCGAGTTAAGTACTATGAGCTCTGCTGCAGTCAGAAGGCTTTCCTTCATGATCAGCTTCTTGAAGGCATCAACTGTAAGTTGATCACTGGAATAATTTCTGAGATTGTCAATGTGGCTGATGCCATTCGAGCTTGCAAACTTACTACCTCTCAGAATGACCTTAAATCTTGGGACAAAAGCTTAAATGCCTTTGAGCAACTGGGCATGAATGTTGGCTTTTTACGAGCTCGACTGCACCGGCTTATAAGCCTCGCCTTTGAGTCAGAAGGGGCAATGGACTCAAAAATATACAACAAAGCTATGCTTAAAAGGGCTTGTTTGGAAGAGGAGATGAAAAATcttgaagtgaaatgtatggAATTAATAGAGGTTCATGCACGTAATGACAAAGAAATTGAGAGACTGAAGTTGAAGGTTGACAGACATGAGATGAAGTTTCAGTCAGAGGTTCGAGCTCCTTGGTGACATTCTTTGTGAATTGTCTTGtgcattttcttcctttttgagTATCCAGTGCAGTTAGTAATTAAGCTGACATAATTATATGAAGTCAAGGAGTCttgca
Protein-coding sequences here:
- the LOC122076180 gene encoding B3 domain-containing protein Os01g0234100-like codes for the protein MAVEDEIEKKPELLDLYKSQNSMEDQKTQAQFSQARKLESPQYYTRKKQSGRKAKLFWVRKRYSAPPASLCSLDHLQAVAQKESMRSQSCKRKRATINQLYASDKAYLRVMERVKEVQSNLETGMPNFAKLMLRSHVTLGFWLGLPVRFCKLNLPKEDCILTLVDDGGKEYDTRYLADKTGLSGGWKGFSIAHNLAEGDAVVFQLIKATKFKVYIIRAKNLEVDEGDGKHSRSYPVSLLQENNQNASPPESVSNNGSPVGEQFENDSKEVGSDVLAGIRMSAAPVEFKDVKIFDNFSIIVNDLILDSQFPEHVRVKYYELCCSQKAFLHDQLLEGINCKLITGIISEIVNVADAIRACKLTTSQNDLKSWDKSLNAFEQLGMNVGFLRARLHRLISLAFESEGAMDSKIYNKAMLKRACLEEEMKNLEVKCMELIEVHARNDKEIERLKLKVDRHEMKFQSEVRAPW